One window of the Natronomonas marina genome contains the following:
- a CDS encoding class I adenylate-forming enzyme family protein, protein MSRAYEDVQQRLAPEMRDIESVGEVLGTAADLWGEAPYMTYAPTGESFSFAGMNRRANRVANALAEIGVAAGDRVGLYLTNGPEFVVSIFGCAKLGAIEAPINWQYRKREVVHAIESAEIETVVAEADDGMVDVLLEAAPETDALQRVVVTGDHRFEEIEALSGVDVYRLADLESAVGDAAPDPGVGREDPVSILYTSGTTGLPKPTVLANESFLLAAKSMLGVPFDDDDVNYNPYPLFHANNQCYSMLASAIHGSEYVLSDAFSAGEFWEEVTENGVTSFNLIGGVPKILDSRFEADEIPENDIELAVGPISTELWEGFEEKFDLTVIQIYSQTESPTLLVNYPDLEEIAVGAIGKPMFPDLGHEAWAQADDGSRLGAGEEGELVRTDPGSMIEYWDQPEKTEETLRDGRIYSGDIVRTDEEGYFYYVDRKKFMVRRSGENISAQEVENVLDELPGVSESAIIPVPDEIRGEEVKAMVMRVDESVTERDVVLRVGRTLAPYKVPRYVEFVEEFPRTPTERIQRVKLADREKDRTDHGWDRSEAFPDWQEEL, encoded by the coding sequence ATGTCACGGGCATACGAGGACGTACAACAGCGGCTCGCACCGGAGATGCGGGACATCGAGTCGGTCGGAGAGGTCCTGGGGACCGCGGCCGATCTGTGGGGCGAGGCGCCGTACATGACCTACGCACCGACCGGCGAATCGTTTAGCTTCGCGGGGATGAATCGGCGGGCGAACAGGGTCGCAAACGCGCTCGCGGAGATCGGCGTCGCTGCCGGCGACCGCGTCGGGCTGTATCTCACGAACGGCCCGGAGTTCGTCGTCTCGATCTTCGGGTGTGCGAAACTCGGGGCGATAGAGGCGCCGATCAACTGGCAGTACCGGAAGCGGGAGGTGGTCCACGCCATCGAGAGCGCCGAGATCGAGACGGTCGTCGCCGAGGCGGACGACGGGATGGTCGACGTCCTCCTCGAGGCGGCGCCGGAGACCGACGCGCTACAGCGGGTGGTCGTGACCGGCGACCACCGTTTCGAGGAAATCGAGGCGCTGTCGGGCGTCGATGTCTATCGGCTGGCCGACCTCGAGTCGGCGGTCGGCGACGCCGCGCCCGACCCCGGCGTCGGTCGGGAGGACCCGGTCTCGATCCTCTACACCTCGGGAACGACCGGGCTCCCGAAGCCGACCGTTCTCGCAAACGAGTCGTTCCTCCTGGCCGCAAAGAGCATGCTCGGGGTCCCGTTCGACGACGACGACGTCAACTACAACCCCTATCCCCTGTTTCACGCCAACAACCAGTGTTACTCGATGCTGGCGTCGGCGATCCACGGCTCGGAGTACGTCCTCTCGGACGCGTTCAGCGCCGGGGAGTTCTGGGAGGAGGTCACCGAGAACGGCGTGACGTCGTTCAACCTCATCGGGGGCGTCCCCAAGATCCTCGATTCCCGGTTCGAGGCCGACGAGATTCCCGAAAACGACATCGAACTCGCCGTCGGCCCGATATCGACCGAGCTCTGGGAGGGCTTCGAGGAGAAGTTCGACCTCACCGTGATCCAGATTTACTCCCAGACTGAGAGTCCGACCCTGCTCGTGAACTACCCGGACCTCGAGGAGATAGCGGTCGGCGCCATCGGGAAGCCGATGTTCCCCGACCTCGGACACGAGGCGTGGGCCCAGGCGGACGACGGCAGCCGGCTGGGAGCGGGCGAGGAGGGCGAACTCGTCCGGACGGACCCCGGATCGATGATCGAGTACTGGGACCAACCGGAGAAGACCGAGGAAACCCTCCGCGACGGCCGGATCTACTCGGGGGACATCGTCAGGACCGACGAGGAGGGCTACTTCTACTACGTCGACCGCAAGAAGTTCATGGTCCGGCGGAGCGGCGAGAACATCTCCGCACAGGAGGTCGAGAACGTCCTCGACGAGCTCCCCGGCGTCTCGGAGTCGGCCATCATCCCGGTCCCCGACGAGATACGGGGCGAGGAGGTCAAGGCCATGGTGATGCGCGTCGACGAGAGCGTAACCGAACGGGACGTCGTTCTGCGGGTCGGCCGGACGCTGGCTCCGTACAAGGTCCCACGGTACGTGGAGTTCGTCGAGGAGTTCCCCCGGACGCCGACCGAGCGCATCCAGCGGGTGAAGCTCGCCGACCGCGAGAAGGACCGGACGGATCACGGGTGGGACCGCAGCGAGGCGTTCCCGGACTGGCAAGAGGAACTCTGA
- a CDS encoding DUF7064 domain-containing protein, whose amino-acid sequence MANESPDPSEEFWHEPLSDDPLWRESYYFDFYDPDTDLAYFSSIGNRMNKGNMGSVVAFVWGDETYVLKDYSHPTENEAIQVGGLLYEAETPNEEWRIRHLGQINEFEPESGALRMTAEEFPSRDHPLHTLDMDLTFEGFHDPQYYDPDEEARELFDNLYHGHSDQGGIVTGEVTLGDRTVQVDGVGERDHSWGIRDWRDPDGWQWTSALFDRETAVNFWKVRRDGATAVEGYLHLDGESNHIESAAVDAEFRDDGLTQEAFEIEVTDDAGRTFSFGGSTLTVVPVDFEYAEEVTTIRRTPTRYESDGKKGYGWNEYATTLPQSEYE is encoded by the coding sequence ATGGCTAACGAGTCACCGGACCCGAGCGAGGAGTTCTGGCACGAACCGCTCTCCGACGACCCGCTCTGGCGGGAGAGCTACTACTTCGACTTCTACGACCCCGATACGGACCTCGCGTACTTCTCCAGCATCGGCAATCGGATGAACAAGGGCAACATGGGCTCCGTCGTCGCGTTCGTCTGGGGCGACGAGACGTACGTCCTGAAGGACTACTCCCACCCGACCGAAAACGAGGCCATTCAGGTCGGGGGGTTGCTCTACGAGGCCGAAACTCCCAACGAGGAGTGGCGGATCCGCCACCTGGGGCAGATCAACGAGTTCGAACCGGAGTCGGGCGCGCTGCGGATGACGGCCGAGGAGTTCCCCAGTCGGGACCATCCGCTCCACACCCTCGATATGGACCTCACCTTCGAGGGGTTCCACGACCCACAGTACTACGACCCCGACGAGGAGGCCAGGGAGCTTTTCGACAACCTCTATCACGGTCACTCCGACCAGGGCGGGATCGTGACCGGCGAAGTGACGCTCGGCGACCGGACGGTGCAGGTCGACGGCGTCGGCGAGCGGGACCACTCGTGGGGCATCCGCGACTGGCGGGACCCGGACGGCTGGCAGTGGACCAGTGCGCTGTTCGACCGGGAGACCGCGGTCAACTTCTGGAAGGTCCGCCGCGACGGGGCGACGGCGGTCGAGGGGTACCTCCACCTCGACGGCGAGAGCAACCACATCGAAAGCGCCGCGGTCGACGCCGAGTTCCGGGACGACGGCCTCACCCAGGAGGCCTTCGAGATCGAGGTCACCGACGACGCCGGCCGGACGTTCTCCTTCGGCGGATCGACGCTGACCGTCGTCCCCGTCGACTTCGAGTACGCCGAGGAGGTAACGACGATCCGGCGGACGCCGACGAGGTACGAGTCCGACGGCAAGAAGGGATACGGGTGGAACGAGTACGCGACGACGCTGCCTCAATCGGAGTACGAGTAG